The following are encoded together in the Actinoplanes sp. N902-109 genome:
- a CDS encoding daptide-type RiPP yields the protein MNENTDTTGSGKDQAELELEMQELEALEAPGFWTGVSIGATVSTAVVTSVAIT from the coding sequence ATGAACGAGAACACCGACACCACCGGGTCCGGCAAGGACCAGGCGGAACTGGAGCTGGAGATGCAGGAGCTGGAGGCGCTGGAAGCCCCGGGCTTCTGGACCGGCGTCAGCATCGGCGCGACGGTCAGCACGGCCGTCGTCACGTCCGTCGCCATCACCTGA
- the mpaP gene encoding daptide biosynthesis intramembrane metalloprotease codes for MSVIDATPATHLTRPRRAPGTEIHPPANAGTGQWLLQRGPKYIRVGEHVARLAQHLDGTHDSATLAHQLGPAWSPEVVDRVVAQLDGLGLIDDGEMTAPGRPRRWQLVPPFTIQLTLLRPGRTMLRLQPVFALIASRFVGWLAALTGLAGLGALVVQADVVGRALGEPLPVTSYLAILVALIVATSIHELGHAAMLIRHGGRPSRIGIMLFYFLPSFFCDVSDAWRLEDRRQRVRVALAGPMVQATLGSAAGLLALLVDSPDRRAAMVFFAVGSYVTSLLNLLPLVKLDGYIALMSLVDVPFLRARAIADARRALARLLFGGTYQRELPTRWTVWYGLACLAFPAYLLATAGALWVGLLQRAGLVGLTIVLLALCYALYLLGRGARRLAAEVRAAGVRRLRVALVLAGLALAFGAALFARVPYTVEGAYVTQDGRTTLVLLDSADAARLAPGQRVELIGNGAVLHGHLGTATIATAPPTPGSAPVSSFFPIRVDAGLTLPVTGYPLDVTETPGHRTAAAKVHTGDLPLWELAYRTYVRPFL; via the coding sequence GTGAGTGTCATCGACGCAACACCCGCCACGCATCTGACACGGCCACGTCGCGCGCCGGGCACGGAGATCCACCCGCCCGCCAACGCCGGCACCGGCCAGTGGCTGTTGCAGCGCGGTCCCAAATACATCCGGGTGGGCGAGCATGTCGCCCGGCTCGCCCAGCACCTCGACGGTACGCACGACAGCGCCACCCTCGCCCACCAGCTGGGCCCCGCGTGGTCCCCCGAGGTGGTCGACCGGGTTGTCGCCCAGCTCGACGGTCTGGGCCTGATCGACGACGGGGAGATGACCGCACCCGGCCGCCCCCGCCGCTGGCAGCTCGTGCCGCCGTTCACGATCCAGCTGACCCTGCTGCGACCGGGCCGCACCATGCTCCGCCTGCAGCCGGTGTTCGCCCTGATCGCGAGCCGATTCGTCGGCTGGCTCGCCGCGCTGACCGGGCTGGCCGGTCTCGGCGCCCTGGTGGTGCAGGCCGATGTGGTGGGCCGGGCGCTCGGTGAGCCGCTGCCGGTCACCTCGTACCTCGCGATCCTGGTCGCGCTGATCGTCGCGACGTCGATCCACGAGCTGGGCCACGCGGCCATGCTGATCCGGCACGGCGGCCGGCCGTCGCGGATCGGCATCATGCTCTTCTACTTCCTGCCGTCGTTCTTCTGCGACGTGTCCGACGCCTGGCGGCTGGAGGACCGGCGGCAGCGGGTGCGGGTCGCCCTGGCCGGTCCGATGGTGCAGGCCACCCTGGGCAGCGCGGCCGGTCTGCTGGCTCTGCTGGTGGACTCGCCCGACCGCCGGGCCGCCATGGTGTTCTTCGCCGTCGGCAGCTATGTGACAAGCCTGCTCAACCTGTTGCCCCTGGTGAAGCTCGACGGCTACATCGCGTTGATGAGCCTGGTCGACGTGCCGTTCCTGCGGGCCCGGGCGATCGCCGATGCCCGCCGCGCCCTGGCCCGGCTGTTGTTCGGCGGCACCTATCAGCGGGAGCTGCCGACCCGATGGACCGTCTGGTACGGCCTCGCCTGTCTCGCCTTCCCGGCATACCTGCTGGCCACGGCCGGCGCCCTCTGGGTCGGCCTGCTGCAACGCGCCGGCCTGGTCGGCCTCACCATCGTGCTGCTGGCCCTCTGCTACGCCCTGTACCTGCTGGGCCGGGGCGCACGCCGGCTGGCCGCGGAGGTCCGCGCGGCCGGGGTGCGGCGGCTACGGGTCGCCCTGGTGCTCGCCGGGCTGGCGCTGGCGTTCGGCGCGGCGCTGTTCGCCCGGGTGCCGTACACCGTCGAAGGCGCGTACGTGACCCAGGACGGCCGGACCACGCTCGTCCTGCTCGACAGCGCGGACGCCGCGAGGCTGGCGCCCGGGCAGCGCGTCGAGCTGATCGGCAACGGCGCGGTGCTGCACGGCCACCTCGGCACAGCGACCATCGCCACTGCCCCGCCCACCCCCGGCTCCGCGCCGGTCTCGTCCTTCTTCCCGATCCGGGTCGACGCCGGGCTGACCCTCCCGGTCACCGGCTACCCGCTCGACGTGACCGAAACCCCGGGCCACCGCACCGCGGCGGCCAAGGTGCACACCGGCGACCTGCCCCTCTGGGAGCTGGCCTACCGCACCTACGTGCGCCCGTTCCTGTAA
- a CDS encoding daptide-type RiPP, protein MNENTDTTGSGKDQAELELEMQELEALEAPGFWTGVSIGATISSAVATSVAIT, encoded by the coding sequence ATGAACGAGAACACCGACACCACCGGGTCCGGCAAGGACCAGGCGGAACTGGAGCTGGAGATGCAGGAGCTGGAGGCGCTGGAAGCCCCGGGCTTCTGGACCGGCGTCAGCATCGGCGCCACGATCAGCTCGGCCGTGGCCACATCGGTCGCCATCACCTGA
- the mpaC gene encoding daptide-type RiPP biosynthesis dehydogenase: MTISTAVFTAPAAPLQGTAHLAGWLGADRTTAVTALVDPAVIDRPITRQVLAQVRQAGLEPTVLTIGPRGDLAAITTLAAELDPGALLIAVGGGSTMDLAKLAVLTRDWPEVRRWLAAPQRSGMVMLPARLGSSVRVLAVPTTLGTGSELAPVACYPYEDAKRIVNGNCLRPVASIHDAAATETLPVGLVADGVLEALFRAVSPYAGDPIARPAPDAAVEDLARRLVDAGYEVARDRAAGGPVNPGLRLRIAALSSESQIGHTNIGRYVHAVKAWPIANELSSTLGLVKMRAVAAIWPVLWRRALAGDHRVGEAARITRLWQVVRERAPWLGTDPADGLEQLMHDWQVPRVVPATPADLEVATARAMRAWGAGLPMLGGLKADEVRAVLTEATVPAPTETSAAPAADQ, encoded by the coding sequence ATGACTATCAGCACAGCGGTCTTCACCGCCCCCGCAGCCCCGCTGCAAGGCACGGCACACCTGGCCGGCTGGCTCGGCGCCGACCGCACCACCGCGGTGACCGCCCTGGTGGACCCGGCAGTCATCGACCGGCCGATCACCCGGCAGGTCCTGGCCCAGGTGCGGCAGGCCGGGCTTGAACCCACCGTGCTGACCATCGGGCCGCGCGGCGACCTGGCGGCGATCACCACGCTGGCGGCCGAGCTCGACCCCGGCGCCCTGCTGATCGCCGTCGGCGGCGGTTCGACCATGGACCTGGCCAAGCTCGCGGTGCTGACCAGGGACTGGCCGGAGGTCCGGCGGTGGCTCGCCGCACCGCAACGCAGCGGCATGGTCATGCTGCCGGCCCGGCTCGGCTCGTCGGTGCGGGTGCTGGCGGTCCCGACCACCCTGGGCACCGGCAGCGAACTGGCCCCGGTGGCGTGTTACCCGTACGAGGACGCCAAGCGCATCGTCAACGGCAACTGTCTGCGCCCGGTGGCCTCGATCCACGACGCTGCCGCCACCGAGACGTTGCCGGTCGGCCTGGTCGCCGACGGTGTCCTGGAGGCCCTGTTCCGCGCGGTCAGCCCGTACGCCGGTGATCCCATCGCCCGCCCGGCACCCGACGCCGCGGTGGAGGACCTCGCCCGCCGGCTGGTCGACGCGGGCTACGAGGTGGCCCGCGACCGCGCCGCCGGCGGACCGGTCAACCCCGGGCTGCGGCTGCGGATAGCCGCGCTCAGCTCGGAGAGCCAGATCGGGCACACCAACATCGGGCGCTACGTGCACGCGGTGAAGGCCTGGCCCATCGCCAACGAGCTGTCCAGCACGCTCGGCCTGGTCAAGATGCGCGCGGTCGCCGCGATCTGGCCGGTGCTCTGGCGCCGCGCCCTGGCCGGCGACCACCGGGTCGGCGAGGCCGCCCGCATCACCCGGCTGTGGCAGGTCGTCCGGGAGCGGGCGCCCTGGCTGGGCACCGACCCCGCCGACGGCCTGGAGCAGCTGATGCACGACTGGCAGGTCCCCCGGGTCGTACCCGCCACCCCGGCCGACCTCGAGGTCGCCACGGCCCGCGCGATGCGCGCCTGGGGTGCCGGTCTGCCGATGCTCGGCGGGCTCAAGGCCGACGAGGTACGCGCGGTGCTGACCGAGGCCACCGTGCCGGCCCCCACAGAGACTTCCGCGGCACCCGCCGCGGATCAGTAA
- the mpaM gene encoding daptide-type RiPP biosynthesis methyltransferase gives MTTPTITMPPGLARRRIEQLGDRVRLCDVYDEHGAPIYHDLAANDGFEVQEIVRAVRAVPGAVLDLAAGSGRFTFPLLALGRPVTALDLSEDMLGLLRGRLRAAPARLRAGCTVVHADMAGFDLGTSFPTIVLGTTSLSLLDSAGRRRLFRSVAEHLAPGGQFLFTVLERGDAAGPDEQVDRVAGLSGTRYDVHDHWPAGAASRVVTIIPAEPAPGPVYACTDVVGITDVAAAEQELAEVSLRITERRSLTPSANRHHVTLLKAVHAG, from the coding sequence ATGACGACGCCCACCATCACGATGCCGCCGGGGCTGGCCCGGCGCCGCATCGAGCAACTCGGCGACCGGGTGCGGCTCTGTGACGTCTACGACGAGCACGGCGCCCCCATCTACCACGACCTCGCCGCGAACGACGGGTTCGAGGTGCAGGAGATCGTCCGCGCGGTCCGGGCCGTTCCCGGTGCCGTGCTGGACCTGGCCGCCGGCTCCGGCCGGTTCACGTTCCCGCTGCTGGCCCTGGGCCGCCCGGTGACCGCACTGGACCTGTCCGAGGACATGCTCGGGCTGCTCCGAGGACGACTGCGGGCGGCACCGGCCCGGCTGCGCGCCGGCTGCACGGTCGTGCACGCCGATATGGCCGGTTTCGACCTCGGCACCAGCTTCCCGACGATCGTCCTCGGCACCACGTCGCTGTCCCTGCTGGACTCCGCGGGCCGCCGGCGGCTGTTCCGATCGGTCGCCGAACACCTCGCCCCGGGCGGGCAGTTCCTGTTCACCGTGCTGGAACGCGGCGACGCGGCCGGGCCGGACGAGCAGGTGGACCGGGTGGCCGGGCTCAGCGGCACCCGCTACGACGTGCACGACCACTGGCCGGCCGGTGCCGCGTCCCGGGTCGTGACGATCATCCCGGCCGAGCCGGCGCCGGGCCCGGTGTACGCCTGCACCGATGTCGTCGGCATCACCGATGTCGCCGCCGCCGAGCAGGAACTGGCCGAGGTGTCGCTGCGGATCACCGAACGGCGGTCACTGACCCCGTCGGCGAACCGGCACCACGTGACTCTGCTGAAGGCGGTGCATGCGGGATGA
- a CDS encoding daptide-type RiPP, whose product MSEQEETAVELEMQELEMQELESLEAPGWATSIGVSVGVSIVSVAWSIT is encoded by the coding sequence GTGTCAGAGCAGGAAGAGACCGCGGTGGAGCTCGAGATGCAGGAACTCGAGATGCAGGAACTGGAGTCGCTCGAGGCTCCCGGCTGGGCCACCAGCATCGGCGTCTCCGTCGGCGTCAGCATCGTCTCCGTCGCCTGGAGCATCACGTAA
- the mpaB gene encoding daptide biosynthesis RiPP recognition protein, with translation MDRAQLRLVKRHIMSWGTGTPEPVALPAGAVATIALADRGHLAAVLASDLAGTGTVVLAPGEDDLAAGVVGYAGSLFEPGSDLAVGDDFFLQNQDYASSRFMSVLGPTLLRITNGDDFAEFLADADTAFTAGTFPEFAITPPVRITDLPALGADPAAGGPALRLYVGPDGAISTSPNGSPLGRVGDSLAELVATWERLNQASTVPCAVSIGAVVPEEVRSAELLSRPFLARYLVALDALRMMTANEVIGVRVSGFGGRLNPDLEVRPDAGDFRDPGLPMVLWTTEQAYVYDTTGRVFALDRLSAAAVECLIVAGDTGAAAEYVPPAALTRVNGFFAERGIQLGNGQPAGAR, from the coding sequence ATGGACAGGGCACAACTCAGACTCGTGAAACGGCACATCATGTCGTGGGGCACCGGAACACCCGAGCCGGTGGCATTGCCGGCCGGGGCGGTCGCCACGATCGCCCTCGCCGATCGCGGCCACCTCGCAGCCGTCCTCGCATCGGACCTGGCCGGCACCGGCACGGTGGTGCTGGCGCCGGGCGAGGACGACCTGGCGGCCGGGGTGGTCGGCTACGCGGGCTCGCTGTTCGAGCCGGGTTCCGACCTGGCCGTCGGTGACGACTTCTTCCTGCAGAACCAGGATTATGCGAGCAGCCGGTTCATGTCGGTGCTCGGCCCCACCCTGCTGCGCATCACCAACGGCGACGACTTCGCGGAGTTCCTGGCCGACGCGGACACCGCGTTCACCGCGGGCACGTTCCCGGAATTCGCGATCACCCCGCCCGTACGGATCACCGATCTGCCCGCTCTCGGCGCGGATCCGGCGGCGGGCGGTCCGGCCCTGCGGCTCTACGTCGGGCCGGACGGCGCGATCTCGACCTCGCCCAACGGTTCGCCGCTGGGCCGGGTGGGCGATTCGCTGGCCGAACTCGTCGCCACCTGGGAACGGCTCAACCAGGCGAGCACGGTGCCGTGCGCCGTCAGCATCGGTGCCGTCGTACCCGAGGAGGTGCGATCGGCCGAGCTGCTCAGCCGGCCGTTCCTGGCCCGGTACCTGGTCGCCCTGGACGCGCTGCGGATGATGACGGCGAACGAGGTCATCGGGGTGCGGGTGTCCGGCTTCGGCGGGCGGCTCAACCCCGACCTGGAGGTGCGGCCCGACGCCGGCGACTTCCGCGACCCCGGGCTGCCGATGGTGCTGTGGACCACCGAGCAGGCCTACGTGTACGACACCACGGGCCGGGTGTTCGCGCTGGACCGGCTCTCCGCCGCGGCTGTCGAGTGCCTGATCGTCGCCGGGGACACCGGCGCCGCGGCCGAGTACGTGCCGCCCGCCGCGCTTACCCGGGTCAACGGCTTCTTCGCCGAGCGCGGGATCCAGCTGGGCAACGGACAACCGGCCGGTGCGCGATGA
- the mpaD gene encoding daptide-type RiPP biosynthesis aminotransferase, whose translation MSALWPYLIPPSAHGAEDIRAVRADGHRITFADGNVVLDGSSGLWNVNLGYGNPVIAEAIREAATQASYLGAFRYENDYARLAADALVDVCGPGHYSRVLFSSSGGAANDAAMKLVRHHHALAGQPDRKLVVGLRNSFHGLTFGGFALTGEDLGQRLYQVDQRLIRHITPNDVQELRTLVERNASRIAAVVVEPVLGSGTVPLSEEFVAELVRLRDETGYLLVADEVATGFGRTGTFFASQTWPGQPDVLLTSKGLTNGVCPASAVVFSGRVAEPFVTGDAVLVHAETQGGSSLPSAAITATIGEMHRLDAVVAGQAVAARLDRAITDLVANHPRVTGAAGTGCFRTVHIAGADGEPLSGAGVAELVARIRRAGAIVHPGPGGVQLIPALTFAEAEVDELIDRVVGGLERKDLTPSAPTTSAASNPPPANE comes from the coding sequence ATGAGCGCGCTCTGGCCGTACCTGATCCCACCGAGCGCCCACGGCGCGGAGGACATCCGGGCCGTGCGGGCCGACGGACATCGCATCACGTTCGCCGACGGCAACGTCGTGCTGGACGGCAGCAGCGGGCTGTGGAACGTCAACCTCGGCTACGGCAACCCGGTCATCGCCGAGGCGATCCGCGAAGCCGCCACCCAGGCGTCCTACCTCGGCGCCTTCCGCTACGAGAACGACTATGCCCGCCTGGCGGCCGATGCTCTGGTCGACGTCTGCGGTCCCGGCCACTACTCCCGGGTGCTGTTCTCGTCGTCCGGCGGGGCCGCCAACGACGCCGCGATGAAGCTGGTCCGGCACCACCACGCACTGGCCGGGCAACCGGACCGCAAGCTGGTGGTGGGTCTGCGGAACAGCTTCCACGGCCTGACCTTCGGTGGCTTCGCGCTGACCGGGGAGGACCTGGGCCAGCGGCTCTACCAGGTGGACCAGCGGCTGATCCGGCACATCACCCCGAACGACGTCCAGGAGCTGCGCACGCTTGTCGAACGCAACGCCTCCCGGATCGCGGCGGTCGTGGTGGAACCGGTGCTCGGTTCCGGCACGGTGCCGCTGAGCGAGGAGTTCGTCGCCGAGCTGGTGCGGCTGCGGGACGAGACCGGATATCTGCTGGTCGCCGATGAGGTGGCCACCGGCTTCGGCCGCACCGGGACGTTCTTCGCCTCGCAGACCTGGCCGGGCCAGCCGGACGTGCTGCTCACCTCGAAGGGCCTGACCAACGGCGTCTGCCCGGCCTCGGCGGTGGTCTTCTCCGGCCGCGTCGCCGAGCCTTTCGTGACTGGTGACGCCGTGCTGGTGCACGCCGAGACGCAGGGCGGCAGCTCGCTCCCGTCCGCCGCGATCACCGCGACGATCGGGGAGATGCACCGGCTCGACGCGGTGGTGGCCGGCCAGGCGGTGGCCGCCCGGCTCGACCGGGCCATCACCGACCTGGTCGCGAACCATCCCCGGGTGACCGGCGCGGCCGGGACGGGGTGCTTCCGGACCGTCCACATCGCCGGCGCCGACGGTGAGCCGCTGAGCGGCGCCGGGGTCGCCGAGCTGGTGGCCCGGATCCGCCGGGCCGGCGCGATCGTCCACCCCGGTCCGGGCGGCGTGCAACTGATCCCCGCGCTCACCTTTGCGGAGGCGGAGGTCGACGAGCTGATCGACCGGGTGGTCGGCGGATTGGAGCGGAAGGACCTGACCCCTTCCGCCCCCACCACCAGCGCTGCCTCGAACCCGCCGCCGGCAAACGAATGA
- a CDS encoding daptide-type RiPP, with protein sequence MSENRIPAESGAETELELEMQELEVLEAPGFWTGVSIGAGISSAVAVSVASIT encoded by the coding sequence ATGAGCGAGAACCGCATTCCCGCGGAGTCCGGCGCCGAGACGGAGCTGGAGCTCGAGATGCAGGAGCTGGAGGTGCTGGAGGCCCCGGGCTTCTGGACCGGCGTCAGCATCGGGGCCGGCATCAGCTCGGCCGTGGCCGTCTCGGTCGCCTCGATCACCTGA
- a CDS encoding LLM class flavin-dependent oxidoreductase, with protein sequence MSQLSVLVPFVPRRSEQVLPYAGMVEWTAARRLWQGQSVLLETHQAFAAAAGAGFRVPVGLGVTLLPLRHPYEAAVQARSLALATGHPVLAGFGPGSRELQAGMLGAPYASPLTAAREYLSTVRGLLDGEEVRLDGSYVKVHAKLPQVPAPRVDLGLGVLRPGMARLAGELADAAITWLTPPHYIRDVLQPAIREGMARVGRTTPPRLVAMVPVAVERDDAPENVVLAGNSAHLQAPHYLDMLRTAGVNVPPGDLTAAVRGVLETDAFVHGTLDDVIKKIHTYTDAGVDEIVLNVTGVHKVHGPRAGLEDLKNVIRAGTAGGGR encoded by the coding sequence ATGTCGCAGCTATCCGTGCTCGTGCCATTTGTTCCCCGCCGTTCCGAGCAGGTGCTGCCGTACGCCGGAATGGTCGAATGGACGGCCGCCCGGCGGCTGTGGCAGGGCCAGTCGGTGCTGCTCGAGACGCACCAGGCGTTCGCCGCCGCGGCCGGCGCCGGCTTCCGGGTGCCGGTCGGGCTCGGCGTCACGCTGCTGCCGCTGCGGCACCCGTACGAGGCCGCGGTGCAGGCCAGGTCGCTGGCGCTGGCCACCGGCCACCCCGTGCTGGCCGGCTTCGGGCCCGGCTCGCGGGAGCTGCAGGCCGGGATGCTCGGTGCGCCGTACGCCAGCCCGCTCACCGCGGCGCGGGAATACCTGAGCACCGTCCGCGGCCTGCTCGACGGCGAGGAGGTGCGGCTCGACGGCAGCTACGTCAAGGTGCACGCCAAGCTGCCGCAGGTGCCGGCTCCCCGGGTCGATCTCGGGCTGGGCGTGCTGCGGCCGGGCATGGCGCGGCTGGCCGGCGAGCTCGCCGACGCGGCCATCACCTGGCTGACACCGCCGCACTACATCCGCGACGTGCTGCAGCCGGCGATCCGGGAAGGCATGGCCCGCGTGGGCCGGACCACCCCGCCCCGCCTGGTGGCCATGGTGCCGGTCGCGGTCGAACGCGATGACGCACCGGAGAACGTGGTGCTGGCCGGCAACAGCGCTCATCTGCAGGCGCCGCATTACCTGGACATGTTGCGAACTGCCGGGGTGAATGTGCCGCCCGGCGATCTGACAGCCGCCGTCCGAGGCGTTCTGGAAACCGATGCCTTTGTGCACGGAACCCTCGACGACGTCATCAAGAAAATCCACACGTACACCGATGCCGGCGTTGACGAAATTGTTCTCAACGTGACCGGCGTCCACAAAGTACATGGTCCGCGTGCGGGCCTCGAAGACCTCAAGAACGTGATTCGTGCCGGTACGGCAGGCGGGGGACGGTAA
- a CDS encoding daptide-type RiPP, whose product MSEQEETAVELEMQELEMQELESLEAPGWATSIGVSVGVSIVSVAWSIT is encoded by the coding sequence GTGTCCGAGCAGGAAGAGACCGCGGTGGAGCTGGAGATGCAGGAACTCGAGATGCAGGAACTGGAGTCGCTCGAGGCTCCCGGCTGGGCCACCAGCATCGGCGTCTCCGTCGGCGTCAGCATCGTGTCGGTCGCCTGGAGCATCACCTGA
- a CDS encoding helix-turn-helix transcriptional regulator translates to MRSAFDRLAGLALIRRSDDEISPPTLNDPSAALSALLAREQVRIAQRQLQIEESRAAIAELLAAGVGAGQGLEDNDIERVVGLAAVRERISELAAGCTEEVWTFNPDGAQSEQNRSSSRPLNEKTLERGVRMRAIYLDSVRNDPATVEHLQWLTDQGAEVRTTLTLPIRMIIVDRATAVVPIDDRASNQGAIVITGRGMVAGLVALFVSTWKSAQPLSSRRSREPGQPNAQERAALRLWAQGATDASVARTLGISERTVRRISETIAERLRARSRFEAGARAMDVGWLSAEDLI, encoded by the coding sequence GTGCGAAGCGCTTTCGACCGGCTGGCCGGGCTGGCCCTGATCCGCCGGTCCGACGACGAGATATCGCCACCCACGCTGAACGATCCGTCGGCCGCGCTGTCCGCCCTGCTGGCTCGCGAACAGGTCCGCATCGCCCAGCGGCAGCTGCAGATCGAAGAGAGCCGGGCAGCCATTGCCGAGCTGCTCGCCGCGGGTGTCGGCGCTGGTCAGGGGCTTGAGGACAACGACATCGAGCGGGTCGTGGGGCTGGCAGCCGTCCGCGAGCGGATCAGTGAGCTGGCGGCCGGCTGCACCGAGGAGGTCTGGACCTTCAACCCGGACGGCGCCCAGTCGGAGCAGAACAGGTCCAGCTCGCGCCCGCTGAACGAGAAGACCCTGGAACGCGGCGTCCGGATGCGCGCGATCTATCTGGACAGCGTGCGCAACGACCCGGCGACCGTCGAGCATCTGCAGTGGCTGACCGACCAGGGCGCCGAGGTGCGCACCACCCTCACCCTGCCGATCCGCATGATCATCGTGGATCGGGCCACCGCGGTGGTGCCGATCGACGACCGGGCCAGCAACCAGGGTGCCATCGTGATCACCGGGCGCGGCATGGTGGCCGGCCTCGTCGCCCTGTTCGTGTCGACGTGGAAGTCGGCCCAGCCGCTGTCGTCGCGGCGCAGTCGCGAACCGGGCCAGCCCAACGCCCAGGAACGGGCCGCGCTCCGGCTGTGGGCCCAGGGCGCAACCGACGCCTCGGTCGCCCGCACGCTGGGCATCTCCGAGCGGACCGTGCGCCGGATCAGCGAGACCATCGCCGAGCGGTTGCGCGCGCGCAGCCGGTTCGAGGCCGGCGCACGAGCCATGGATGTCGGCTGGCTGAGTGCCGAGGATCTGATCTGA